In Streptomyces sp. NBC_00390, the following are encoded in one genomic region:
- a CDS encoding fic family toxin-antitoxin system, toxin component → MIRHLTPQELLQIAQTLPGDPACLDLGVLDAACARTRARYMDQDVYGSTWLKAAALLQTLALHDPLEDRNAFFAWLAGEVFLEANGIRMNYEPEEALALVMSAGHKNASVQEIAAQLRGWTITS, encoded by the coding sequence GTGATCCGGCACCTCACCCCACAAGAGCTCCTGCAGATCGCCCAGACCCTCCCCGGCGATCCGGCCTGTCTCGACCTCGGCGTCCTCGACGCCGCGTGCGCCCGCACCCGCGCCCGGTACATGGACCAGGACGTCTACGGCTCGACGTGGCTCAAGGCCGCCGCGCTCCTGCAGACCCTGGCCCTCCACGATCCGCTCGAGGACCGCAACGCGTTCTTCGCATGGCTCGCAGGTGAGGTGTTCCTCGAGGCGAACGGCATCCGCATGAACTACGAGCCGGAGGAAGCGCTCGCCCTGGTGATGAGCGCCGGCCACAAGAATGCCAGCGTGCAGGAGATAGCGGCGCAGCTCCGCGGCTGGACCATCACCAGCTGA
- a CDS encoding DUF5958 family protein codes for MQSWTETGRTLYSSPGPGEHLRASERIINEVAQGLRSLEDAVAWFSSLEQVEQRAVLHEVVRYAMQAHATVNDAREGLLRSGVKPTMTPAVLIVREPILEQMGKIINLPPGEYVKSVRVLLSTFAVADTRRRETECRGTCSHAWHNLS; via the coding sequence ATGCAGAGCTGGACAGAAACAGGCCGTACGTTGTATTCGAGCCCCGGACCAGGTGAGCACTTGCGAGCTTCAGAGCGGATCATCAACGAGGTTGCCCAAGGGCTCCGGAGCCTGGAGGACGCTGTGGCCTGGTTCTCTTCGCTGGAGCAGGTTGAGCAGAGGGCAGTACTGCACGAGGTTGTTCGCTACGCCATGCAGGCCCACGCAACAGTGAACGACGCGCGTGAGGGGCTACTGCGATCAGGCGTCAAGCCGACCATGACCCCGGCAGTGTTGATTGTTCGAGAACCGATTCTCGAACAAATGGGGAAGATCATAAATCTGCCCCCCGGTGAGTACGTGAAGTCCGTTCGCGTCCTCTTGTCCACGTTCGCTGTGGCTGACACGCGACGAAGGGAAACGGAGTGCCGAGGAACTTGTAGCCACGCCTGGCACAACCTGTCGTAG
- a CDS encoding GNAT family N-acetyltransferase — MRFHWDWLHPVIRVPYVPTIGPVHPDTLAPRLFDDVLSVAGTGAFLPYDKDQRWATSKDETILVEHIEHTSARTLIPTVARRGHGTLTVYVYGPAGDEAADLASKLAAGHGAATARAITFHGPDEQPPTGTAVTRVQLRTFTPSQPADQADPVRPVADLPEPVRATFAAFADRLTSDGFAFLHGQMQAGAVGPVLAVTDGSRVVGAIGPMETMTDSAGATRLLPQYFGVLPEHRGHGYGRMLWRAAMAWGAAHGASYQLLQTETGGASDRLCQAEGLRSLGFVSVAKL, encoded by the coding sequence ATGCGCTTCCACTGGGACTGGCTGCACCCCGTGATCCGGGTGCCGTACGTACCGACGATCGGCCCCGTCCACCCCGACACCCTCGCTCCCCGCCTCTTCGACGACGTCCTGAGCGTTGCCGGGACCGGCGCCTTCCTGCCGTACGACAAGGACCAGCGGTGGGCCACATCCAAGGACGAGACGATTCTCGTCGAGCACATTGAGCACACCAGCGCCCGGACCCTGATTCCCACCGTCGCCCGCCGCGGCCACGGCACCCTCACCGTGTACGTGTACGGCCCTGCCGGCGACGAGGCAGCGGACCTTGCGAGCAAACTCGCCGCCGGCCACGGCGCCGCCACGGCCCGCGCGATCACCTTCCACGGGCCCGACGAGCAGCCGCCCACAGGAACCGCGGTCACCCGCGTTCAGCTCCGCACCTTCACACCCTCGCAGCCCGCAGACCAGGCCGACCCGGTGCGCCCCGTCGCTGACCTGCCGGAGCCGGTACGGGCGACGTTCGCAGCCTTCGCGGACCGGCTTACCAGCGACGGCTTCGCCTTCCTGCACGGCCAGATGCAAGCCGGCGCCGTGGGCCCCGTCCTGGCCGTCACCGACGGATCCCGGGTGGTTGGAGCCATCGGGCCCATGGAGACCATGACCGACTCCGCTGGGGCCACCCGCCTGCTCCCCCAATACTTCGGAGTCTTGCCGGAGCATCGTGGCCACGGCTACGGCCGGATGCTGTGGCGAGCCGCCATGGCTTGGGGCGCCGCCCACGGCGCCAGCTACCAACTGCTGCAGACAGAGACCGGCGGCGCGTCCGATCGCCTGTGCCAAGCCGAAGGGTTGCGGTCCCTCGGCTTCGTCAGCGTGGCCAAACTCTGA
- a CDS encoding polymorphic toxin-type HINT domain-containing protein: MSPFGTPPARQSTTRRAGRRWTRHLAAVISLAMIPGVLSPVAFAADTDPLGKPKLTAPRAAEVTPFTAKTNKKAADTVAKSAAADRAAAARARADQRTTVTWPTRGKATLTLPSSGKATAQPGSLPLTLTAPGKTGKKRPQAATSVEVNVLDQKTAKALGVRGVVLSVTGPRGGGKARLDLDYSAFASAYGGDWAGRLQVLRLPECALKNPASAKCRERAPLEFTNKRRDEQLQTDLSFGGTSASSISKSAPAGGQMMVLALAAGTKSGAGDYKATPLSASSTWEAGGSSGTFTWSYPLRVPPSAAGPKPVLSIPYDSGSIDGRTATTNNQGTVIGEGFDLTSSYIERKYGSCDDDGQDDKFDQCWKYDNASLVLNGKAAELVKDDTTGVWRLKNDDNSTVTRSTGADNGDDNGEHWTVTTGDGTKYVFGLNKLEDAGADDRTQSVWTVPVFGDDEGEPGYSGGSSFSGRDNKQAWRWNLDYVVDTHGNAMTYWYEAEENNYDKLGDDTTGTAYTRGGYLKEIRYGQRAGALFSGTPAASNKVAFTYAERCIASGTGCDALTEDTRDNWPDVPFDAVCKDGDKCTGNTGPSFFTRKRMTGITTYAWDAAATTPAFAAVDAWSLKHLYLDPGDTGDSTDQSLWLDEIKHTGKRGTDLALDPVRFTHEFKQNRVDGTSDNILPLNRPRLKTVTSETGAQTIVTYMDADCVHGQTMPKADENTRRCYPVYWSPNGEPDPILDWFHKYPVAVVSTTDPHGGSEAVQHTYAYSGGGAWHYNDDPMTPAKERTWSIWRGFEKVTHTTGTSTSPAPLKTTTVYLRGMNGDRVLGPDGKTPDPDARKSVKVTGIKAGEITDSEPYAGLTRETVTYNGASEVSGTVNDPWSKKTATQHKSYADTDAYFVRTQATHTRTRITSAGTPTERTRTIATTFDDDGLPVTVEDRGDNATTGDETCERTWYAADSTVGINGLVIRTRATAKPCATTDDALDLPADSKSPGDVISDIAIAYDTTTWSATQTPTKGEARWSGRAAGYTAANAPIWQKVTATTYDVLGRPTAVEDTNGRTVATTGYTPVAGGPTTATSVANAKSHTTATLLDFATGNPLKVTDANSKVTESEYDSLGRLTKVWLPNRLKVLGATPNHTYSYNVTGSGLSWVASSTLKGDASGYNTSYEFFDSLLRSRQVQTPSPVGGRLISQTLYDDRGLAVTAQADIWDNTSAPSGTPVQVDAGQAPVQTDTSYDGAGRSTRTVTKHHGVTRWTTDTNYLGDTVTTTAPAGGQATAVVTNAFEQVTERREYAGTQPTGSDYSTTNFTYTPAGQQKTIEGPDRSTWSYGYDLFGRQTSTTDPDAGKTDTAYDELDRILSTTEVAENRQILFGYDELGRKTGMWQTTKTDANKLAAWTFDTLRKGQQDTAVRYEGGVNQTGSKTYTKKVTAYDNLYQPTGTQLILPTTDPLVTAGLPSTLSFTAAYNIDGALKQASEPAVGGLAAETVSYTYNAVGGQLTSKGTTGYLQGAAFSPQGDLRQLTLGTDPTTSAKKAYLTYDYEPGSRRLTRSHVTDDVHGYMPQELKFTQDDAGNVTSIFDATTQGGTAKPDYQCFTYDGHRRLTEAWTPKTADCAATGRTKANIDGQAPYWTSYTYNTAGQRKTETQHTSSSDTTTNYTYGTATGQPHPLTSTTGPATRSYVYDKTGNTTSRPGTQATQTLVWNTEGKLAGITEPAAGGKPAKGTGYLYDADGELLIRRTPSGDGDTVLYLGATEVRLTVKGTTKSLSGTRYYTANGQTIAVRTATSGVTGTKLNFLAADHHGTSSITLDAVTFAVTKRYTTPFGAERGTPTGTWPDDKGFLGKTADAGTGLTHIGAREYDPSIGQFVSIDPLLSLDQHQSLNGYSYANQHPATTSDPTGLAETCGAYGNGCSSSTPINTAVSGGNPGSPGNSGSNGPKTNPPTTNGRPAMDEVVMRMPGTRPHGFVKYFRHVYAQMQDDRNYNYLPTQQLLAVAGAEVCYAHVECSSEQWGYFNFEAFFTPEYMEGVDLLVTGASPNMVKSYLGKKYKAPPGGCAQCFLAGTDVLMADGSTKDIEDVELGDKVMATDPETGEAGPREVTRLIRTEDDKHFNELSIATENGIEKLTATHEHPFWSPSEKRWVEAEDLAPGMTLLTDDGDTVIVTVNRPFTKHARTYNLTVDDLHTYYVLAGETPVLVHNSNGWCGPGLRAASEAGISPNDAKRIQNAADKAGQPIIVVGSRANGTPNPTSDWDYILSGPSRTRHSVKNSLPRGTGDGEGSGRGRDFWQNYNPNRPDYAELDRNRPYVVFEPRTR, translated from the coding sequence ATGAGTCCGTTCGGGACACCACCCGCTCGGCAGAGCACCACACGAAGAGCTGGCAGACGGTGGACACGCCACCTCGCCGCCGTGATCAGCCTGGCCATGATTCCCGGCGTTCTGTCGCCCGTAGCCTTTGCGGCCGATACAGACCCGCTGGGCAAGCCGAAACTGACAGCACCCCGCGCCGCGGAGGTCACACCCTTCACAGCGAAGACCAACAAGAAGGCCGCCGACACGGTGGCCAAGTCGGCTGCTGCCGACCGTGCGGCCGCAGCACGGGCTCGCGCAGACCAGCGCACCACCGTCACGTGGCCTACGCGCGGCAAGGCGACCCTCACACTTCCCAGCTCCGGCAAGGCCACAGCACAGCCCGGTTCCCTGCCACTTACGCTCACCGCACCTGGCAAGACGGGTAAGAAGCGGCCGCAAGCTGCCACATCGGTCGAGGTCAATGTCCTGGACCAGAAGACCGCCAAAGCGCTCGGCGTCAGGGGCGTGGTCCTGTCCGTCACCGGCCCCCGCGGCGGCGGCAAGGCCCGGCTCGACCTTGACTACTCGGCCTTCGCCTCCGCCTACGGAGGCGACTGGGCCGGCCGACTCCAGGTACTGCGCCTCCCCGAGTGTGCCTTGAAGAACCCGGCCAGTGCGAAGTGCCGGGAACGGGCACCGCTGGAGTTCACCAACAAGCGCCGTGACGAGCAGCTGCAGACCGATCTCTCGTTTGGCGGGACCAGTGCTTCCAGCATCTCGAAGTCGGCTCCGGCCGGCGGGCAGATGATGGTGCTTGCCTTGGCGGCCGGAACCAAGTCCGGCGCAGGCGACTACAAGGCCACCCCGCTGTCCGCCTCCTCCACCTGGGAGGCAGGTGGCTCCTCCGGCACATTCACCTGGTCCTACCCGCTGCGCGTCCCACCGTCCGCAGCGGGCCCCAAACCCGTTTTGTCGATCCCCTACGACTCCGGCAGCATCGACGGCCGCACTGCGACCACCAACAACCAGGGGACGGTGATCGGTGAGGGTTTCGATCTGACCTCCTCCTACATCGAGCGGAAGTACGGCTCGTGTGACGACGACGGCCAGGACGACAAGTTCGACCAGTGCTGGAAGTACGACAACGCCTCACTGGTCCTCAACGGAAAAGCCGCCGAGCTCGTCAAGGACGACACCACCGGCGTGTGGCGGCTGAAGAACGACGACAACTCCACCGTCACCCGCTCCACCGGGGCCGACAACGGCGACGACAACGGCGAGCACTGGACGGTCACTACCGGGGACGGCACCAAGTACGTCTTCGGCCTGAACAAGCTGGAGGACGCGGGAGCAGACGACCGCACCCAGTCGGTATGGACCGTCCCCGTCTTCGGCGACGACGAGGGCGAGCCCGGCTACAGCGGTGGCAGCTCCTTCTCCGGCCGGGACAACAAGCAGGCGTGGCGCTGGAACCTCGACTACGTCGTCGACACCCACGGCAACGCCATGACCTACTGGTACGAGGCCGAGGAGAACAACTACGACAAGCTCGGCGACGACACCACCGGCACCGCCTACACCCGCGGCGGCTACCTCAAGGAAATCCGCTACGGCCAGCGCGCCGGCGCGCTCTTCTCCGGCACTCCCGCTGCCTCCAACAAGGTTGCCTTCACCTACGCCGAGCGCTGCATCGCATCCGGCACCGGCTGCGATGCGCTCACCGAGGACACCCGCGACAACTGGCCCGATGTGCCCTTCGACGCCGTCTGCAAGGACGGCGACAAGTGCACCGGCAACACGGGGCCGTCGTTCTTCACCCGCAAGCGGATGACCGGCATCACCACCTATGCCTGGGACGCCGCCGCCACGACCCCCGCCTTCGCTGCGGTTGACGCCTGGAGCCTCAAGCACCTGTACTTGGACCCGGGCGACACCGGCGACAGCACCGACCAGTCCCTGTGGCTGGATGAGATCAAGCACACCGGCAAGCGCGGCACCGACCTCGCCCTGGACCCGGTGAGGTTCACCCACGAGTTCAAGCAGAACCGCGTCGACGGAACCTCCGACAACATCCTCCCGCTGAACAGGCCCCGCCTGAAGACCGTCACCTCGGAAACCGGCGCGCAGACCATCGTCACCTACATGGACGCCGACTGCGTCCACGGGCAGACGATGCCCAAGGCCGACGAGAATACGAGGCGCTGCTACCCCGTCTACTGGTCACCGAACGGCGAGCCGGACCCGATCCTGGACTGGTTCCACAAGTATCCCGTCGCCGTGGTTTCCACCACAGACCCGCACGGCGGAAGCGAGGCGGTCCAGCACACCTACGCCTACTCCGGCGGCGGTGCCTGGCACTACAACGACGACCCCATGACGCCGGCCAAGGAGCGCACCTGGTCGATCTGGCGGGGTTTTGAGAAGGTCACCCACACCACTGGAACCTCCACCAGCCCAGCCCCGCTGAAGACCACCACCGTCTATCTGCGCGGCATGAACGGCGACCGGGTCCTGGGCCCGGACGGCAAGACGCCCGACCCGGACGCGCGCAAGAGCGTCAAGGTCACCGGTATCAAGGCCGGCGAGATCACCGACTCCGAGCCGTATGCGGGCCTGACCCGCGAAACGGTCACCTACAACGGCGCGTCTGAGGTCTCCGGCACCGTCAACGACCCGTGGTCCAAGAAGACCGCCACCCAGCACAAGTCCTACGCCGACACCGATGCGTACTTCGTCCGCACCCAGGCCACTCACACCCGCACCCGGATCACCTCCGCCGGCACCCCCACGGAACGCACCCGCACCATCGCCACCACCTTCGACGACGACGGCCTGCCCGTCACCGTCGAGGACCGCGGGGACAACGCCACCACCGGCGACGAGACATGCGAACGCACCTGGTACGCCGCCGACAGCACGGTCGGCATCAACGGCCTGGTCATCCGCACCCGCGCCACTGCGAAGCCCTGCGCCACCACCGATGACGCGCTCGACCTGCCGGCGGACTCCAAGAGCCCGGGCGACGTGATCTCCGACATCGCCATCGCCTACGACACCACCACCTGGTCCGCCACCCAGACCCCCACCAAGGGCGAAGCACGCTGGAGCGGACGCGCGGCCGGCTACACCGCAGCCAACGCCCCCATCTGGCAGAAGGTCACCGCCACCACCTACGACGTTCTGGGCCGTCCCACAGCCGTGGAGGACACGAACGGCCGGACCGTGGCCACGACCGGATACACCCCCGTGGCCGGCGGCCCGACGACAGCGACGTCCGTCGCCAATGCCAAGAGCCACACGACGGCCACCCTGCTGGACTTCGCCACCGGGAACCCGCTGAAGGTCACCGATGCCAACAGCAAGGTGACCGAGAGCGAGTACGACAGCCTCGGACGGCTTACCAAGGTCTGGCTGCCCAACCGCCTGAAGGTCCTGGGCGCCACGCCGAACCACACCTACAGCTACAACGTCACCGGCAGCGGCCTTTCCTGGGTCGCCAGCAGCACCCTCAAGGGGGACGCTTCCGGCTACAACACCAGCTACGAGTTCTTCGACTCCCTGCTGCGATCCCGCCAGGTCCAGACTCCGAGCCCCGTGGGCGGGCGGCTGATCTCCCAGACCCTGTACGACGACCGCGGCCTGGCGGTGACCGCCCAGGCAGACATCTGGGACAACACCTCCGCCCCCTCCGGCACCCCCGTGCAGGTCGACGCCGGCCAGGCACCCGTCCAGACAGACACCAGCTACGACGGCGCAGGCCGGTCCACCCGGACGGTCACCAAGCACCACGGCGTCACCCGCTGGACCACCGACACCAACTACCTCGGCGACACCGTCACTACCACCGCCCCTGCCGGCGGCCAGGCCACAGCTGTGGTCACCAACGCCTTCGAGCAGGTGACCGAACGCCGCGAGTACGCGGGCACCCAGCCCACCGGCAGCGACTACAGCACCACCAACTTCACCTACACCCCGGCCGGCCAGCAGAAGACCATCGAAGGACCTGACCGGTCCACGTGGTCCTACGGCTACGACCTGTTCGGCCGCCAGACGTCGACGACCGACCCCGACGCGGGCAAGACAGACACCGCCTACGACGAGCTCGACCGCATCCTGTCCACAACTGAGGTCGCCGAGAACAGGCAGATTCTGTTCGGCTACGACGAGCTCGGACGCAAGACCGGCATGTGGCAGACCACCAAGACGGATGCCAACAAGCTCGCGGCCTGGACCTTCGACACCCTCCGCAAGGGCCAGCAGGACACCGCCGTGCGCTACGAGGGCGGCGTCAACCAGACCGGCAGCAAGACTTACACCAAGAAGGTCACCGCCTACGACAACCTCTACCAGCCCACCGGCACCCAGCTGATCCTGCCCACCACCGACCCCCTGGTCACCGCGGGCCTGCCCAGCACCCTGTCGTTCACCGCCGCCTACAACATCGACGGCGCCCTCAAGCAGGCCTCCGAGCCCGCAGTTGGCGGACTGGCCGCCGAGACCGTCTCCTACACCTACAACGCCGTCGGCGGACAGCTCACCTCCAAGGGCACCACCGGCTACCTCCAAGGCGCCGCCTTCTCCCCGCAGGGCGACCTGCGCCAGCTCACCCTGGGCACCGATCCCACCACGTCGGCGAAGAAGGCCTACCTCACCTACGACTACGAGCCGGGCAGCCGACGCCTGACCCGCTCCCACGTCACCGATGACGTCCACGGCTACATGCCGCAGGAGTTGAAGTTCACCCAGGACGACGCCGGCAACGTCACCTCGATCTTCGATGCCACCACCCAAGGCGGCACCGCCAAGCCCGACTACCAGTGCTTCACCTACGACGGCCACCGTCGCCTCACCGAAGCCTGGACCCCCAAGACAGCCGACTGCGCCGCCACCGGCCGCACCAAAGCCAACATCGACGGCCAGGCCCCCTACTGGACCAGCTACACCTACAACACAGCCGGCCAGCGCAAGACAGAAACCCAGCACACCAGCAGCAGTGACACCACCACCAACTACACCTACGGCACCGCAACCGGCCAGCCTCACCCGCTGACCAGCACCACCGGACCTGCCACCAGGTCCTACGTCTACGACAAGACCGGAAACACCACCAGCCGCCCCGGAACCCAGGCAACCCAGACACTGGTTTGGAACACCGAAGGCAAACTGGCCGGCATCACCGAACCGGCCGCCGGCGGAAAGCCGGCGAAGGGCACCGGATACCTCTACGACGCCGACGGCGAACTCCTCATCCGCCGCACCCCCAGCGGAGACGGCGACACCGTCCTCTACCTCGGCGCCACCGAAGTACGACTGACCGTCAAGGGCACCACCAAGAGCCTGTCCGGCACCCGCTACTACACCGCCAACGGCCAGACCATCGCCGTGCGAACCGCAACCAGCGGCGTGACGGGCACGAAACTCAATTTCCTGGCCGCCGACCACCACGGCACCTCCAGCATCACCCTCGATGCCGTCACCTTCGCCGTCACCAAGCGCTACACCACTCCCTTCGGCGCCGAACGAGGCACCCCCACCGGCACATGGCCGGATGACAAGGGGTTCCTCGGCAAAACGGCGGACGCCGGCACTGGGCTGACCCACATCGGCGCCCGCGAATACGACCCGTCCATCGGCCAGTTCGTCAGCATCGATCCGCTGCTGAGCCTCGACCAGCACCAGTCCCTCAACGGATACAGCTATGCCAACCAGCATCCCGCCACCACCAGCGACCCCACGGGGCTTGCGGAGACCTGCGGCGCCTACGGCAACGGGTGCTCGTCCAGCACGCCGATAAACACCGCTGTCTCAGGCGGAAACCCGGGAAGCCCTGGAAACTCGGGAAGCAACGGCCCGAAGACTAATCCGCCCACAACCAATGGTCGGCCTGCGATGGACGAGGTCGTCATGAGAATGCCGGGAACCAGACCACACGGTTTCGTCAAGTACTTCCGGCACGTTTATGCCCAGATGCAGGACGATCGAAATTACAACTACCTGCCAACGCAACAGCTCCTTGCCGTCGCGGGAGCGGAAGTCTGTTATGCACACGTGGAATGCAGTAGCGAACAGTGGGGGTATTTCAATTTCGAAGCTTTCTTCACTCCGGAATACATGGAGGGTGTAGATCTCCTGGTAACCGGCGCATCACCTAACATGGTGAAAAGCTACCTTGGGAAAAAGTACAAAGCACCTCCGGGCGGCTGTGCTCAGTGCTTCCTCGCCGGTACCGATGTCCTCATGGCTGACGGCTCGACCAAGGATATCGAGGATGTAGAACTGGGCGACAAGGTGATGGCCACCGATCCCGAAACGGGAGAGGCCGGCCCCCGCGAGGTCACACGCCTCATCCGAACCGAAGACGACAAGCACTTCAACGAGCTCTCCATAGCCACCGAGAACGGGATAGAAAAGCTCACCGCGACGCACGAGCACCCGTTCTGGTCGCCATCAGAGAAGCGCTGGGTCGAGGCTGAAGACCTTGCCCCGGGGATGACCCTGCTCACCGACGACGGCGACACTGTCATCGTCACCGTGAACAGACCGTTCACGAAGCATGCCCGCACCTACAACCTGACCGTCGACGACCTCCACACGTACTATGTGCTGGCGGGTGAGACTCCGGTCCTGGTTCACAATTCCAATGGATGGTGTGGCCCTGGCCTTAGAGCGGCATCGGAAGCCGGTATCAGCCCGAATGATGCCAAGCGAATTCAGAATGCCGCTGATAAAGCCGGGCAGCCAATCATTGTGGTCGGGAGTCGCGCGAACGGAACGCCCAACCCGACATCGGACTGGGATTACATCCTGTCCGGTCCGTCCAGAACTCGTCACAGTGTCAAGAATTCACTGCCGAGAGGAACGGGTGACGGTGAAGGAAGCGGGCGCGGTAGAGACTTCTGGCAGAACTACAATCCGAACCGCCCAGACTATGCAGAGCTGGACAGAAACAGGCCGTACGTTGTATTCGAGCCCCGGACCAGGTGA